A DNA window from Fragaria vesca subsp. vesca linkage group LG3, FraVesHawaii_1.0, whole genome shotgun sequence contains the following coding sequences:
- the LOC101313491 gene encoding pyridoxal biosynthesis protein PDX2-like isoform 2 codes for MALVGVLALQGSYNEHIAVLRRLGVKGVEIKKPEQLENLASLIIPGGESTTMAKLAEYHNLFPALREFVKMGKPVWGTCAGLIFLANRATGQKIGGQELVGGLDCMVHRNFFGSQIQSFETELSVPELASKEGGPEVFRGVFIRAPAILEVGPGVEVLADYPVPANKWKNSNPGVEGDKENSGSEKKVIVAVRQGNLLATAFHPELTADTRWHSYFLKMATETEGASSSIVSVGADLDFNKQTKIDLPVFL; via the exons ATGGCCCTCGTCGGCGTGCTTGCTTTACAGGGCTCTTACAACGAACACATAGCAG TGCTGAGAAGGCTTGGAGTGAAGGGGGTGGAGATAAAGAAACCAGAGCAACTCGAGAACTTGGCCTCACTCATAATCCCTGGAGGAGAGAGCACCACCATGGCTAAGCTTGCCGAGTATCACAACCTG TTTCCTGCTTTGCGTGAGTTTGTGAAGATGGGGAAGCCTGTCTGGGGAACCTGTGCAGGGCTTATTTTCTTAGCAAACAGAGCTACAG GACAGAAGATAGGAGGACAGGAACTTGTTGGAGGCCTAGATTGCATGGTTCACAGAAATTTCTTTGGTAGTCAG ATTCAAAGTTTTGAGACAGAACTTTCAGTACCAGAACTTGCTTCGAAGGAAGGTGGTCCTGAAGTATTTCGTGGAGTTTTCATCCGTGCTCCTGCAATCCTTGAGGTAGGACCAGGAGTTGAAGTCCTGGCTGATTATCCTGTCCCAGCTAATAAGTGGAAGAATTCAAATCCTGGTGTTGAAGGTGACAAG GAAAATTCTGGGTCTGAGAAGAAAGTGATTGTAGCTGTCAGACAAGGGAATTTGCTAGCGACTGCCTTCCACCCTGAACTGACAGCAGATACTCGATG GCATAGTTACTTCCTGAAGATGGCCACTGAAACCGAAGGGGCCTCAAGTAGCATTGTTTCTGTTGGTGCAGATCTTGATTTTAACAAACAGACAAAGATTGACCTCCCTGTATTTCTATAG
- the LOC101313491 gene encoding pyridoxal biosynthesis protein PDX2-like isoform 1, with translation MALVGVLALQGSYNEHIAVLRRLGVKGVEIKKPEQLENLASLIIPGGESTTMAKLAEYHNLFPALREFVKMGKPVWGTCAGLIFLANRATGQKIGGQELVGGLDCMVHRNFFGSQIQSFETELSVPELASKEGGPEVFRGVFIRAPAILEVGPGVEVLADYPVPANKWKNSNPGVEGDKDWVFQENSGSEKKVIVAVRQGNLLATAFHPELTADTRWHSYFLKMATETEGASSSIVSVGADLDFNKQTKIDLPVFL, from the exons ATGGCCCTCGTCGGCGTGCTTGCTTTACAGGGCTCTTACAACGAACACATAGCAG TGCTGAGAAGGCTTGGAGTGAAGGGGGTGGAGATAAAGAAACCAGAGCAACTCGAGAACTTGGCCTCACTCATAATCCCTGGAGGAGAGAGCACCACCATGGCTAAGCTTGCCGAGTATCACAACCTG TTTCCTGCTTTGCGTGAGTTTGTGAAGATGGGGAAGCCTGTCTGGGGAACCTGTGCAGGGCTTATTTTCTTAGCAAACAGAGCTACAG GACAGAAGATAGGAGGACAGGAACTTGTTGGAGGCCTAGATTGCATGGTTCACAGAAATTTCTTTGGTAGTCAG ATTCAAAGTTTTGAGACAGAACTTTCAGTACCAGAACTTGCTTCGAAGGAAGGTGGTCCTGAAGTATTTCGTGGAGTTTTCATCCGTGCTCCTGCAATCCTTGAGGTAGGACCAGGAGTTGAAGTCCTGGCTGATTATCCTGTCCCAGCTAATAAGTGGAAGAATTCAAATCCTGGTGTTGAAGGTGACAAG GATTGGGTATTTCAGGAAAATTCTGGGTCTGAGAAGAAAGTGATTGTAGCTGTCAGACAAGGGAATTTGCTAGCGACTGCCTTCCACCCTGAACTGACAGCAGATACTCGATG GCATAGTTACTTCCTGAAGATGGCCACTGAAACCGAAGGGGCCTCAAGTAGCATTGTTTCTGTTGGTGCAGATCTTGATTTTAACAAACAGACAAAGATTGACCTCCCTGTATTTCTATAG